gtgacactataaatctgtttttggtttgggtaccATGAAGAAACCCATAGTGGAGTGTCATGCATGTCTGTTTGAAGTGTATGCAAATAGATTATACAAAAGGTTAGGCATTGTCAACACACAACTGTTTCTTAAAAAGACTAGAAGAGAAGTAGTCCATTTCTCCTCAACCGTTAACCATGAAAGACTATCATAGTGCTGATGTTAGTTCTGTGTGTGCAGTTAAGGGTAAGGCGTGCTGCtttgttttgagccagctgcagctttgcaGTATCCAGGGCACATGGAAACATTGACAGGAAAACTCACCAGTTTGTGTGTGAAGTGGAAGTTAGAGAGAGCGTCAAGTTTAAGGAATAGAGAATCCACAAGCTTTTGAATTTCTACATGGGCTGGGTTTTCTTCGTCCTCTGTCTTCTGCTGAAATACAAGGGAAATAGATATAAATAATGTAAATAATTcattcaacaaacaaaaaatatatgaatTGCAATATAGAGAAAAGCCAAGTATGTTCACACTAAAATATAATGGAATAACTACCTGATTCTGCTTGAGGTACTCTTGCTCATAAACCTCTGCAAGGCTCAGCTTGCTCTTCTCATGGTCCAGTCAGCCTCTTCTTGTACTCAAATACCTCTTCCGTAGGCTTCTCCTTGCGCACCACATGATCCCATACCTTGGAAAAAAATACAAGTCAGAAAATAAAATTGCCTTTGAAATGTCCCAATGTGGTTACATCGGAACGAAATAGACCTATACTTGTTCGACCCATTTACTCACAATGAAACGATGATGACATATTCAGCTGGATTCAACTGAAAATAGTTGTTCAGTTTGTTGTCAGGATTGAGTTGTCTCTAGAGAcgggttagctgacaacgtcacgaAAACAATGCACGCGATTAAATGGTGCAGACcatttgtgtgttgttgtgattctgaatGGCCAGATACAGTAgttatcaacaatgacaagaagctgccatgtggggaatcataGGTGACTCTTTTCAGCTAGTTTCATCTTGTTCTCGATActatgtcttgttttgaggtgttttgactgatgtctaAGCTAAAATGGCTCaaattcactagctagctaaccaacaactatAACGATGTACTTGAAAGACAATTCTCATTGTGAAAatgtatgttttcaataaactttggcgactaaatatagtttacatctaagccaacccagtctgttttgccccatagttgagCATGCGTcgtttttgttgctaaacaaccgaCCCGTCTAGACACTGACCTGGTCTTTAATCCTCTGCTTGATGATGTCTTCCAGCTGCAAAGTGGTTTCCTCTGTTACAGCAGGGGCTGAGAGAAAACAGAGCAAATGTTGAACAAGCACCCTCTCCGACACACAAACTTGCAGTAAGTAAAATACTAAACCTTCTCCAATGGGACTGACAGCTTAAACTGAACAGACTGACAAGCATGTGGTACGTACCCATCCTGGAGGCCGAGTCAAATGCCACATCCACCTCAAGAAGGCTGTTCTCTGGACGAGTCTGAGCAGACACATCTCCTGTTAGTTTCCATGGCTTTTCTCCTATGGCAGCCTTTTCCAAATCCTGGATCTTTTCAGCCATCTGTGTAAGGTAAGAATTTACAATTTCATTAGTCTGCTACATAAAGTTATATATACGGCAGATGAAAAAAATAGTAAATGAAATGACACCCAACCTAATTTACATATTCTAAAACAGCCCTCGAGGAAAAGCTTGCCTTGTCTTGTCGTTTCTCAAAGGATAATTTGGATTCAGGCTTTGTTGCATTTTGAGACTTTCCACCAAAGATGTCCGCCATGTCTTCTCCCTCACTGTCATCACTTTCTGCAGGTAGGTTAAAGGTCACCCGTCATCCTCAACGAAGTCCCTAAAACAGCAAAGGAACAAACAACTTATCTTAAGTACAAAATAAATATCCCTGCCCTATATTCCCTATTAATGCAATTCCAACCATGACATTCACATGATTCCTGCATCAGCCACTTACTAATtttcttcttcatcatcatcatcttcttgCAGTCCATCCATACTGTTGTCCTCATCCTCTGCATCTGTTTGGTCAGCTGTTTGTACAGGATCATCATCCACAGCATCAAAGAAGTCTTTGTACTTCAGATTCCTGGAACTTTTCAGCTACAGAAAGAACATAGTACATCAATAGGAATTCAGTGTGTTTGTCTACAATAATGACCAGAAACACCACCAAACACAAGTAGCTGAATAGTAGTTAGGTCTGGCAGAGAGAAAAACTATATGATACATACTGtgcttgtttttttgttttttttggaaGAAACATCTTCACTGAAGAGGTCTACGCCATCATCTTCATCTGCAGAGGGCAAGTCCTGGAAGTAGTCTACTCCCCTCCCTTCTGTCCATATCGTCCAGAAAGGACTCCATCTCTGAGAGCTTGAAGAACTGGTCATCAACCTCTGATGGAGGACCCAGTGGTTTGACTCTCTCCCTGCTGAGCATTTCCCTTCTGAGCACAGAAGCATTCTTCTGTTGAGCTTGTTTTTCTAATGCGTCCACATCAAAAATCTATATCAGAGTCCTCGTCTGTGTTATCCCTTCTCAAGGCATCCATAGCAGTTTTAAGCATGGGTGGTTCTTCTCCTTGCCAATCTTCATCTTGCAaatctccatctctcatctcctcttcactAAGTGAACACTATACACAAAGACAAAATACAAAAAGCAATTGTTGTTAACAGTATTCTTCAAGTAGTAGTGGTTAATAACGTTAACAGTCTTCTTCAACCAACCCTGGCCTTGAAAACCACAGGGCGTGCAGGGTTTTGTTCTATCCCAGTACCCACACTAATCAAGGGTAGCTAAATTACTAGAATAAAGTGAATCGGTGCTGCTGGGCTATCTTTAAGAATATTTGATGACGTGTTCTAGCTAACCAAACAGGGAATGCTTGCAGGTGGATGCTTGCtcgaacaccatcattaagtttgcagacgacacaacagtgcctgatcacagacaacgatgagacagcctataggaagaaggtcagagacctggccgggtggtgccagaataacaacctatccatcaacgtaaccaagactaaggagatgattgtggactacaggaaaaggagcaccgagcatgcccccattctcatcgacggggctgttgtggagcaggttgagagcttcaagttccttggtgtccacatcaacaacaaactagaatggtccaaacacaccaagacagtcgtgaagcgggcatgacaaaacctattcccccccaggaaactaaaaagatttggcatgggtcctgagatcctcaaaaggttttacagctgcaacatcgagagcatcctgaccggttgcatcactgcctgatacggcaattgctcggcctccgaccgcaaggcactacagagggtagtgcgtacggcccagtacatcactggggcaaagctgcctgccatccaggacctctacaccaggcggtgtcagaggaaggccctaaaaattgtcaaagactgttCTCCCTACTagcgcatggcaagcggtaccggagtgccacgtctaggacaaaaaggcttctcaacagtttttacccccaagccataagactcctgaacaggtaaccaaatggttacccagactgtttgcattgtgtgcccccaacccctcttttacactgctgatactctctgtttatcatatatgcatagtcactttaactatacattaatgtacatactacctcaattggcccgaccaaccagagCTCCCGCATATTGGCTAAcctggctatctgcattgtgtcccaccaccccctctttttatgctactgctactctctgttcatcatatatgcatagtcactttaaccatacctacatgtacatactacctcaataagcctgactaaccggtgtctgtatatagccttgctattgttattttcaaatgtctttttaccattgttgtatttctttttttccccgcactattggttagagcctgtaagtaagcatttcactgtaaggtctaccttcACCTGtcgccagcagcataccaccctgcataccactgctggcttgcttctgaagctaagcagggttggtcctggtcagttcctggattggagaccagatgctgctggaggtggtgttggagggcaagtaggaggcactctttcctctggtctaaaaaaatatcccaatgcccccgggcagtgattggggacactaccctgtgtagggtgccatctttcggatgggacgttaaatgggtgtcctgactctctgaggtcattaaagatcccatggcacttatcgtaggggtgttaaccccggtgtcctggctaaattcccaatctgtccctcaaaccatcacggtcatctaataatccccagtttacaattggctcattaattcccctcctctgtaactattccccaggtcattgctgcaaatgagaacgtgtcctcagtcaatttacctggtaaaataacggataaaaaatacaataaaaagtattcggcacacgtgacaaataaactttgatttgatagatGCTAGCTAGCCTTAGCATTGTGTAACGATGGCAGCAAGTTAATTAATTGATTTTAAGTTAAACATATCGAGATATTATTATAAAATGTTGCACTTACATAAGAAATGTTCTGGATGTGCAGTTTCTTATGCTGAGTAGCTTTAAACAGCCCTCCAACGTTGTTACCTATGTCCCCGGTAGCCATAGTTTTTGCTCACATGGGAACATGTGTATAACAAGAAAATATTCTCCCCCCCGGAAACAATATCTGTTGTGCTATAAAGATCCGGATAGCAGGTCAGGTTTAGACGTAGCTAGCTGGATAGACAACATTAATATCCTAAATAACTGTATTTACAAGGGCAATGTACGGGGTTTAATTGAAAAGCAATATACGTGTACTCTATCCCATTGTCTTGACATTCAAAGCAATTCGCTATTCCCACGTTGCACGAATCTTCGAAAATATGGCGGCGTCGGTGTTGAAGGTTGCACGTACGTATAGATAGCTATCTGTTGTTGTTAGCCAGCTTGCAGCTGATAAATATTGTTTCACATGTAAGAAACAGTCTCTTTAGACTTTTATCTCGGGCTACACAACAAAGTAAGCTAAATCCACCGTTGTTAGTGCAGAATTACTTTTAGCAAGTGTTTCCTGTTGCTAGCTACTTGACCTATCCAGGTAGCATTTTCAATCCAATAAGATTCGTACTCATCCAAAAACAGTATGGCTGaactaaattatttatttatttagttacAGGTCTCTCAAAGTGTGTTCGTCACACTTGTTCTCCAATGCTGAGGGCAATTTCAAACTCAACACCACTCTGCCAAGGTATTCCAGGATCTGTATGGAAACTGGGAAGGCTAAATCACATCGCTATAGCTGTGCCAGACATGGAGAAAGCCACTGCTCTTTACAGAGATGTACTGGGGGCTCAGGTCAGCGATAAAGTTCCCCTTCCTGAGCATGGAGTCTACACTGTCTTTGTGGAGCTGGGTAACACAAAGCTGGAACTGCTGCACCCACTCGGGGAGAAGAGCCCCATTGCAGGCTTCCTACAGAAGAACAAATCTGGTGGGATGCACCATATCTGCATTGAGGTGAGTCAGTCTTAGCAATGCTGCATATGCTGTTCAACCCACATGAATGGGCTGTGTTCACACTCTCTATCCTTGTCCCCTCATCTGTTCTCTAATGTAATCATATTGTATGTTATTTTTGTGATTTCAGGTTGATGATATCAATGCAGCGATAGTGGATCTGAAGGCTAGGAACATTAGAACCCTGTCAGCTAAACCACGGATAGGCGCTCATGGGAAACCTGTCATGTTCCTCCACCCAAAAGACTGTGATGGTGTACTTGTGGAACTGGAGCAAACTTGAATACCCACAGGTCTCATAAACTCTGTAGTTCACAATTAGCCGGTTTGAAAATGGATTTATTATTGCGCCTTTTCCACCAGTAATAATGATAGCAAAGATAAAAAAATGTTACATGTATAATAGCAGGGCATTGATCTAtgaaatataatatatacactactggtcaaaagttttagaacgcctacttattcaagggtttttctttatactattttctacattgtagaataatagtgaagacatcaaaactatgaaataacacatggaatcatgtagtaacaaaaagtgttaaacaaatcaaaatatatatataaaaatagctgctctttgccttgatgacagctttgcgcactcttggcattctctcaaccaacttcacctggaatgcttttccaacagtcttggaaggagttaccacatacagtgccttgtgaaagtattcggcccccatgaactttgaccttttgccacatttcaggcttcaaacataaatatataaaactgtatttttttgtgaagaatcaacaacaagtgggacacaatcatgaagtggaatgacatttattggatatttcaaacttttttaacaaatcaaaaactgaaaaattgggcgtgcaaaattattcagcccccttaagttaatactttgtagcgccaccttttgctgcgattacagctgtaagtcgcttggggtatgtctctatcagttttgcatatcgagagactgacattttttcccattcctccttgcaaaacagctcgagctcagtgaggttggatggagagcatttgtgaacagcagttttcagttctttccacagattctcgattggattcaggtctggactttgacttggccattctaacaccttgatatgtttatttttgaaccattccattgtagattttgctttatgttttggatcattgtcttgttggaagacaaatctccgtcccagtctcaggtcttttgcagactccatcaggttttcttccagaatggtcctgtatttggctccatccatcttcccatcaattttaaccatcttccctgtccctgctgaagaaaagcaggcccaaaccatgatgctgccaccaccatgtttgacagtggggatggtgtgttcagctgtgttgcttttacgccaaacataacgttttgcattgttgccaaaaagttcaattttggtttcatctgaccagagcaccttcttccacatgtttggtgtgtctcccaggtggcttgtggcaaactttaaacgacactttttatggatatctttaagaaatggctttcttcttgccactcttccataaaggccagatttgtgcaatatacgactgattgttgtcctatggacagagtctcccacctcagctgtagatctccgcagttcatccagagtgatcatgggcctcttggctgcatctctgatcagtcttctccttgtatgagctgaaagtttagagggacggccaggtcttggtagatttgcagtggtctgatactccttccattccaaatccggctttaaacttcttcacaacagtatctcggacctgcctggtgtgttccttgttcttcatgatgctctctgcgcttttaacggacctctgagactatcacagtgcaggtgcatttatacggagacttgattacacacaggtggattgtatttatcatcattagtcatttaggtcaacattggattattcagagatcctcactgaacttctggagagagtttgctgcactgaaagtaaaggggctgaataattttgcacgcccaatttttcagtttttgatttgttaaaaaagtttgaaatatccaataaatgtcgttccacttcatgattgtgtcccacttgttgttgattcttcacaaaaaaatacagttttatatctttgtttgaagcctgaaatgtggcgaaaggtcgcaaagttcaagggggccgaatactttcgcaaggcactgtatgctgagcacttgttggctgcttttccttcactctgctgtccgactcatcccaaaccatctcaatttggttgaggtagggagattgtggaggccaggtcatctgatgcaacactccatcattctccttcttgttAAATTTGCCCTTatacatcctggaggtgtgttgagtcattgtcctgttggaaaaacaaatgatactctcactaagcccaaaccagatgtgatgttgtattgttgcagaatgctgtggcagccatgctggttaattctaaataaatcacagtgtcaccagcaaagcacccccacactataacacctcctcctccatgctttactgtgggaaatacacatgcggagatcatccgttcacccacaccgcgtctcacaaagacatggcggttggaaccaaaaatctccaatttggactcgagaccaaaggacaaatttccacctgtctaatgtccattgctctggttttttggcccaagcaagtctcttcttcttggtgtcctttagtagtggtttctttgcagcaattcgaccatgaaggcctgattcacacagtctcctctgaacagttgatgttgagatgtgtctgttacttcaactctgaagcatttctttgagctgcaatttctgaggctggtaactttaatgaacttatcctctgcagcagaggtaactctgggtcttccattcctgtggcggtcctcatgagagccagtttcatcatatcgctAGATGGTTTTTGCGGCTGCACTTGGAACAAACGTTCAAAGTTcatgaaatgttccgtattgactgaccttcatgtcttgatgtttctctttgcttttttgagctgttcttgcaataatatggacttggtcatttaccaaataaggctatcttctgtatacccccctaccttgtcacaacacaactgattgggtcAAACGCTttatgaaggaaagaaattccacaaatgaacttttatgaGGGCACAcccgttaattgaaatgcatttgagtgcataaaatatagtttgatttgtttaacactttttgtagttactacatgattccatatgtgttagttcatagttttgatgtcttcagtattattctataatgtagaaaatagtcaaaaataaagaaaaacccttgaatgagtaggtgttctgaaacttttgaccggtagtgtattggTTTGTTTTCCtttaaaaataaaagaaaaagCTTTATCTGCCTTAAAACGAAGTGTCTATTTGCCTCTGCTGTGAATAAATTCTATGATCGACTCTAAGCACTTATGGTGAGTAAATTCACATGTATTAATTCATTTTCACGTGTACATAGATAAATGTTTTTATATGAAATAACTTATTTTCACACCGATTTAAACAGAGTTGCTGTGGAAATATTTATTTGGAGAGAATTCAATAATCATGCACCTTTCAGCTGGCTCTCAGACGAATGCTCTCTCTCATTGTGAAGAAAAGCAAAATGGCCTTTTGATTTGCAACTTCTGGAAATCTAATTTGAACTTGCTATGCAACAGGACAAATGTCTTAATATAAAAATGTATGAACTGATAAGCATATTGAGGGTAATAAGGTTGTTTCAGTGTACTAAAAGCATTTAAGCTTAATTGCAGGAACATTTTAAGAAGCCTGTCCAGTCTTATCTTTAGTGTTGCAGCAGGCTTTTCTTATTTCCTCAGTGCCGTAGTTCTCCAGGCTGTTAGGAATTGGAGTGAAGAAATGCAAAAGGAACCTCCTCACAGTTTCCGCATGAATATCAATTCATATCCCTCAGCATATATTCCTAATTACATTAGTCAGGCTCTTGTTTTGGAACTACATTTCAGGCAATGTGTTTATGTCGCTGACTTTCTGCGGTGTTAAACATGTAATAGTTTAATTTGATGTGAAATACGCACATTCAGTAGCTTTGCCAATAATTTGTCACCAGTCTGGTGCCTAGAacaacttatcttctgcagcagaggtaactctgggtcttcctttcctgtggcggtctttaCAAGAGCCAacttcatcatagcgcttgatggtttctgcaattgcacttgaagaaactttcaaagttcttgaaatgttccttattgactgatcttcatgtcttaaagtaatgatggactgtcatttctctgtgcttatttgagctgttcttgccataatatagacttggtcttttaccaaataaggctattttctgtataccccccaccctgtcacaacacaactgattggctcaaatgcattaagaaggaaagaaattccacaaatgaacttttaagaatgcacacctgttaatagaaatgcaatccaggtgactacctcatgaagctggttgtgaatgccaagagtgtgcaaagcaggcTATTTGaggaatctgaaatataaaatatattttgattgaacactttcttactacatgattccaaatgtgttatttcatagttttgatgtctttactattattctacaatgtagaaaatagtataaagaaaaacccttgaataagtaggtgttctaaaacttttgactggtggtGTATCTtggttacataagtattcaaccctctgACACAGATAACagctgtgagtccttctgggtAAGGCTCCAAGAGCTTTGttcacctggattgtacaatatttgcacattattctttaaaagaggattcaagctctgtcaagatgttttcatgtcttgccatagattttcaagacgatttttAAGTCAACTATAACtgggccactcgggaacattcaatgttgtcttggtaagcaactccagtgtatatttggtcttgtgttttacaTTGTCCTGTTGAATGGTGAATTTGtcacccagtgtctgttggaaagcagattgaatcaggtttccctctaggattttgcctgtgcttagctctattccatttctttttataaaaaaaaaactgtagtcCTTGtcgatgccaccaccatgcttgaaaatatcaaGAGTCGTACTCAGTTGTGttagattttccccaaacataacgctttgtattcaagaTAAAGcgttctttcttttctctctatcAATTAGGTTAattttgtggagtaactacaatgttgtggtttatcctcagttttctcctatcacagacatataagtttgtaactgttttaaagtcaccattggccacaTGGTGAAATACCTctcaggcaactgagttaggaaggactcctgtatctttgtagtgacttggtGCATTGATACGCCATCCAATTGTGTAATTAATCACTTCACCATGCTCATCTGCCAATGGGTGCActtctttgcgaagcattggaaaatctccctggtctttggttgaatctgtttttgaaattcactgctcgactgagggaccttacagataatagTATGGATGTGGTTAAAAAATCATAttaaatactattattgcacacagtgagtctgTGCAACtttttatgtgacttgttaagcaaagttttactcctgaacttatttaagcatgccataacaaagggattgaatacttattgactaaagacatctcagcttttcatttttaattcatttgtaaaaatgtctacaaacataattctactttgactTTGACACACAGTACCACATAATCTCAATTTAATGTGTTTTACATTccggctgtaaaacaacaaataatgtggaaaaagtcaag
The genomic region above belongs to Oncorhynchus mykiss isolate Arlee chromosome 6, USDA_OmykA_1.1, whole genome shotgun sequence and contains:
- the mcee gene encoding methylmalonyl-CoA epimerase, mitochondrial isoform X2; translated protein: MAASVLKVARLSKCVRHTCSPMLRAISNSTPLCQGIPGSVWKLGRLNHIAIAVPDMEKATALYRDVLGAQVSDKVPLPEHGVYTVFVELGNTKLELLHPLGEKSPIAGFLQKNKSGGMHHICIEVDDINAAIVDLKARNIRTLSAKPRIGAHGKPVMFLHPKDCDGVLVELEQT
- the mcee gene encoding methylmalonyl-CoA epimerase, mitochondrial isoform X3, which translates into the protein MLRAISNSTPLCQGIPGSVWKLGRLNHIAIAVPDMEKATALYRDVLGAQVSDKVPLPEHGVYTVFVELGNTKLELLHPLGEKSPIAGFLQKNKSGGMHHICIEVDDINAAIVDLKARNIRTLSAKPRIGAHGKPVMFLHPKDCDGVLVELEQT
- the mcee gene encoding methylmalonyl-CoA epimerase, mitochondrial isoform X1 encodes the protein MAASVLKVALTGLSKCVRHTCSPMLRAISNSTPLCQGIPGSVWKLGRLNHIAIAVPDMEKATALYRDVLGAQVSDKVPLPEHGVYTVFVELGNTKLELLHPLGEKSPIAGFLQKNKSGGMHHICIEVDDINAAIVDLKARNIRTLSAKPRIGAHGKPVMFLHPKDCDGVLVELEQT